The nucleotide sequence TGAATGACAGACTGCTTAGTTTAGGTTTTTCTGAAGAGATTATTCAGGAGTCCGTACAATATAAAGAGCTTTTCCCGGGCAGAGTGATTGCGCAGTATAAAGGTTTATACAGGGTTGCCACCGAAAACTCGGAAATGGCGGCTGAAATATCCGGAAAATTCCGCCATTTAGCTGCTGCTCTTTCCGATTATCCTGCTGTAGGGGACTTTGTCATGCTTGACAGGGTTAATAACCTGTCCGGCAATGCTATAATCCATCATGTGCTGGCACGAAAAAGTGTATTCATTAGAAGAGCTGCAGGGACGGCAAATGATGTTCAGACTGTAGCCGCAAATATAGACATTGTTTTTATTTGCATGTCATTAAATAAAGACTTTAATTTGCGGCGGCTTGAGCGTTATCTGTCAATCACCTGGGATAGCGGAGCCACTCCTGTGATTGTCCTTACAAAATCGGATTTGTGCGGGGAAATAGCATTAAAGCTTTCAGAAATTCAGGTGATTGCGGCCGGTGTTGACATAGTTACTACGTCGAGCATAGTTGCTGACGGGTATAAACCAATAATAAAATATCTGGCGCCCGGTAAAACAGTTGCTTTTATAGGCTCGTCGGGTGTCGGAAAATCAACCTTGATCAACCAGCTGATTGGCCGTGAACTTATCGAAACAAAAGAAACGGGGAAGGACGACAAAGGCAGGCATGCGACAACAAGGAGGGAATTGATGATCATTCCCGCCGGGGGAGCTGTTATAGATACGCCGGGTATGCGTGAACTTGGAATTGAAAGTGCAAATTTTACAAAAACCTTTGCGGATATTAA is from Desulfotomaculum sp. and encodes:
- the rsgA gene encoding ribosome small subunit-dependent GTPase A yields the protein MNDRLLSLGFSEEIIQESVQYKELFPGRVIAQYKGLYRVATENSEMAAEISGKFRHLAAALSDYPAVGDFVMLDRVNNLSGNAIIHHVLARKSVFIRRAAGTANDVQTVAANIDIVFICMSLNKDFNLRRLERYLSITWDSGATPVIVLTKSDLCGEIALKLSEIQVIAAGVDIVTTSSIVADGYKPIIKYLAPGKTVAFIGSSGVGKSTLINQLIGRELIETKETGKDDKGRHATTRRELMIIPAGGAVIDTPGMRELGIESANFTKTFADINELARKCKFSNCQHINEPNCAVRKAVEDGLITEGRLLSYQKLKKEAKYEDLNFKQIEKEKINTMFADVGGIRNARALIKSKSRKQQ